In the genome of Lathyrus oleraceus cultivar Zhongwan6 chromosome 4, CAAS_Psat_ZW6_1.0, whole genome shotgun sequence, the window TCTTTAGGTGACACTGCCATGTTATAGAGCCATTTGACTTGAAAGATTAAATATTCCCACCCTCTTTAGAGTTAGGTAGAAATTTTTAGTTTCTTGTCTAATGCAAAAAAaaataagtttggggttgctcttggaagttAGCAATGTTTAAGTTTGAGTTTGGGGTACTAGAGAAATTtgtcaaaaagaaaaagaaaagaaagaagtTAAACATGACTTCTAcaaaaaaaatatgaaaaagaaagaaaaaaaggaCCAGCTTAAAGAAATTCTCTAGTACCAAGTGAATAAGAAAGAGTAATATGGAAGGATTCTGGTAACAAAAGGAAAACTaggtacctaactccaaagaTTTATGTCTCATGTCCTAATTTATCCTAACCTGACataagccacattacaaccttgaaaagacctcaaaagtgtgtgtttaaatatgagtttgattggttggattaTAAACTTTACAAACTCATTGTTAAATGCTTTTTTACGTTGGTTGTGTGATTACCCAGTCAAATTGATTACATATATGTGAGATGAGAGACATATTGAGTACTTGTATGTCCGAAAGAAATTTTCTGAGTTATTTGGATTGAAGTGGGGAACAAAAGTGTTGATCAGCAAAATAAGAAAGGTGACTTTCATTGGTAAGGGTAAGCATTTTAATTCTTATGAAATATTCAGTGTGCAGATAAGTTACTTAAAGACAAGCAATAGAgtaagtttggggttgtgatgacagtCGCCATTACGTAATTTTTATTAGCAAATTCGGATGAAAGTATTGGAATAATGATCAAAAGTCATGCCAAGGTGTGAAGAATGGTGCAAAAACTACTAAGAGTGGAAAATATGAGACATAGGAAAATTCTAAAGAAAAAGAGAACAAAAAATAAGCTTTTCCCCTAGATTTCACGTGCACACATTGCATTTCATTGTGGCGCGATGAAAGCCATCGATGTGCGATGCTACACTACTCTGACACGCGAAAAATATCTATAAATAAGGCTTTTTGTGTACTTTTTAGAAGTTTCGGATTTTGATAGAGAAGGTGACGGCTTGGGATACCAAAGTGACGATTTTGAGGATTTTGGAAGCCATTGAAGACCTTTATCTTTCTTGATTTTCCTGTTCTCTCCATCTAAACCCACAGTATTTGTTATATTCACTATGAGTAACTAGATTCCTTAGATTATGTCTTTTTAGACAAACATGCTTGTACTTGTTGGATCATATGGTTGTTTGATGTTAATCGAATTATTTTAAGTTATGCTTATTATTTATTTGTCCTTGTGTTCAATGCTTTTTAAGTATTGACGAATGCATGAATCGATATCAGATTAGTAGGGATTTCTGAACGTTAGTCTACTGATATGATCTAGGGCAAGtatttaaatttttaatttaATGGGGATAGGAAATTAGAAGTTTTGGGTTTTGAATTAACGAACCTAGAATGCCTAATTTAACTCTTAATTGACATGAGGAGATATGAAATTGTTGTGTTTATTAGTGAGTTGTACACCAAGGAATGGAGTGCAGTTGTCATGTTAATTCTCTATAATACTTTAACATATTATAAATTTGATTAATGCACAGTTCATCAACAAGTATGAGTAAGAAAGTCGGAACAAGATCTAATAGTCTTTAGTTAATGAATTGTATTCCAAGTATTTTCTCGTTTTATTTTTGAACCAAATCAACCTTGAAACATCCCCCCTTATCGCAGAAGGCACGACGAAGACTGAGGGCATCAGGCCACATTTCATCCTACACTCCCCTTAACACATCAAGAGAGAAGATCATATAAGAATGTGTGAATACTGACTTTAAGGAAGTTGGGATAAGATTGTCCTACTTATTGAAAGAATCAGCTAGGACAgataaaacatatttttttgtTTCCACAAGATCAATGGTCACAACATTGTTGAATGCGTACACTTGAAGGACACAATCATATAATTGATAAAGAAAGGGAGGCTCACCCGATACATTGTGGAGGACTTCCAAAAATATGACTGTTGGGAGAAATAAATAATACAAGAGGCGGGACGGATCACCAAGGAAAATATAATCACCTCAGGGAAAAAGAAACCCCTGGTGACCTCCCTAGTGAAATGCTCAAAGTCATCTATAACAATTGGAATTGTTAGAGGTAAAACATGGGAAGCGAAACCTCTAGTGACCTCCCTGAGATCGAGGCTACCATCCATCCTTCCATCCTCGACCGCAATTTCTTCCTTCAAATCTTCCATAACCATCTTTCCGAGAAACTATAATATAAGGGAGATAAAATACATGAGAGAGAAATTTTGATCGTTACCTCGAAATAATTGATCTTAGTTGGTCACACGAATAAGAGATGCCAGAGACACACCGCAGAGACGTCAAAGTAATAATGGGCAGAAGTTGTTTCCAAAATTGGAAGTAACTATAGAAAAAACACTTGGGAATTCTAAGGTCTCAAGTGTGGTGAAGAGGGAAAAAGCTATCTTGGACTCAGTATCCTTTGATACACATGTCACACGATCAATGTTAGATAGCATCAAAAAATACAATTGCGCCACCAACGAACATGATCTCATCTCAATCATCTCAAACACTTAAATACCCTAAAAAGAGAGTCATCGGCACTATCTGACCGAGAACCAGACATCAAGGTCATCTCACGACACATTGCAACTACGAGATGGGTATTCAATGTGCACTTTCCCAATACAACCAACTTCCCATCAAAACCTTTCCACTTCCTTCAACCGAAAGTCAGCTTAATAACCCAGCAAAATTGCCAAGGGAAGTCCAAGCCACACATCCATCGCTTAGTAGTAACAAAGTCCGACCACAAAGTTAATCTAGAGAGCGGAGTATTGAATAATGACTTGAAGAAATTTACTAATTTGGATAAGAATGTATCTGAAGTCCGGAACTATGCTTTTGAAAGCAATTCTTCCACTTCAGATATATTCTGTGTACTAGGTTTCAAAAGCAAACTTTCATAGTTATAATCCTTGTTTAAAAAATTAAACTCCATGTGTACGTAGAAGGAAATCATTTAGGCGCAGATCCGCAAATTCATAtactttttttaattcatatactttttttaattcataaaCAACAACTATTACTAATGACTATCGGTTTAAATTTGGTATCCCTAATATTGTAACAATCTAGAAAAGCCACACAAAAAAAAGAGCCGATTAACCATACAAAAAGTGGAGTAGTGACTTTTGATAAGCAGCTTTAGACGACAAAAACAAGTAGGCCAAAACAACACAAAATTAATGCAAATCAGTAACCCACTCTCTAGATTAACTCCACTTATCTAAGAGTCGCCTCACTCGAACAAAAACATATCACCCACTAACCCAGCACACTAAAGGATGCTAGAAAGCAACTCCAATTTCaacaaaaagaataaaaagaaagCACCTCCAACAGCTGATATTACCTCATTATCTTTGGTAAAACTAATCCTTTGAATCATCAATCATTTTAATCTCATGATTCAACTGTTGCAGGTATTGCCATCTCTCACTCAGTCCATGGTCCTTCTGTCTTTGAGAATTTCATGCAGTGGTTTGGGATCCTGGAAACCAGCTGACGTGCTTTCACAATGTGAACTTCCACCAGTCTTCTTCCTCTCTTCTTTTATTTCTGCAAGAGTCTTGGGCCCTGAAAATGTACTGGATTCCTGAATAACTCTCTGTTGCTTTACAACTGGTTTCCTGGATACTTTAGATGAAGGAAATGGCCGTCTAGCTGGTTTTTCTCTATAATGCTTTCTTGGCCTATTTTGCTGGGAAGGCCTAAATAACATGTGGTTGTTAGCAATTGAAAGATCTTCAACCTCTCTGATTGAACTAAATCCTAGTTGTGATGTTAATCTTCTATTTTGCCGCTGAACAACATCGCCCCTTCGATGCCTTTCCTGGTTTTGAACCATCAAAGAAGATGGCTCATCATGTCTTCTAAAGAAACCCGTGACAGGAGGATCATTGACCTCCCGGCGTCTTCTCAGATGGTGACGTAGATCTAAGTCAGAGTCACAAGCATCCCTCTCAACAGCTGACATCCGAACCCTTTTCCCAGAAAATATAGAATCTAATGCTGTCTCTCTGGAATAGCCACAAACTTCCCTTTCCCTGGCAAAATCTCTATCAAAACATCTGTAATCATCACATGTTGCCTGTTCATACAGAATATCAGCATCTGAGCAGATGGGGTCGTACTCATCTGTATTTTTAAACTCATACCCTGCATATTGCTCATTCAGTACGTGGTCATCCATATCAAGCAGTGGCAAATATTCAGAACCATTCTCATAACCCAGATTCTCGGATTCATCATGAACAAGAACATCAAATCCAGGGGAGGATTCCCACCGTTCCTCAGGCTCTACATGACAGTTTTCCTGCTCCTCCGAACTCTGCTCAGAGCATGAATGAGACATATTATGAGCAAAACCATTGTCTGGTACCAGAGAGTCTGACTGAGTCACAGCAGCTTCATTATAGTCAAATGAAGAAAATTCCAAGCAAACAGTTTGCTGTTTAACATTTTCGGGTAATGGTAGCTGAAGGT includes:
- the LOC127073575 gene encoding zinc finger CCCH domain-containing protein 32; translated protein: MDEDLLKRNTDCVYFLASPLTCKKGVECEYRHHEIARLNPRDCWYWLLGNCLNPTCAFRHPPLDGHAGVPSEPIQSSVPASANKTMVPCYFFFNGFCNKGSRCSFSHKPDDSLLVVKPLKNDTIKPLKIDTVKPLKNDTVKPLKNDTVKSLKNDTVKPLKNDNGNINALNLENKASSGNKTSVAPTPRETHFEQSLSAPKALSDTRLKSKEDLQLPLPENVKQQTVCLEFSSFDYNEAAVTQSDSLVPDNGFAHNMSHSCSEQSSEEQENCHVEPEERWESSPGFDVLVHDESENLGYENGSEYLPLLDMDDHVLNEQYAGYEFKNTDEYDPICSDADILYEQATCDDYRCFDRDFAREREVCGYSRETALDSIFSGKRVRMSAVERDACDSDLDLRHHLRRRREVNDPPVTGFFRRHDEPSSLMVQNQERHRRGDVVQRQNRRLTSQLGFSSIREVEDLSIANNHMLFRPSQQNRPRKHYREKPARRPFPSSKVSRKPVVKQQRVIQESSTFSGPKTLAEIKEERKKTGGSSHCESTSAGFQDPKPLHEILKDRRTMD